The Salicibibacter halophilus DNA window GCAACAAAAGTGAAGATAAGTACACCAAAAAGAAAATGCATCCGATCAACTCCCAATATCATTATACCTTAAAAAGGAGACGAGGTGGCACCATGGTAACTTTTTTTACGTTCCGAAAACAGTTGTGGTCGCCATGGGCATTCCATAGCGACCAGTCATCAATGGTTCAGCTTCAGGCTCCATGAGCTCTCCATGGCGACCGACCCACCGCATTCCCGCTAACTTCAGGCGCCATCCGATGAAATATCACCTTTCCATGCACGAAAAAAATCCCCTTTTCTCCTAACGCACCACTGCTTGCAATATTGCTTTTTGCACGTGCAAACGGTTTTCTGCCTGGTCGAAGACAACCGAACGCGGACCATCAATCACTCCGGCGCTCACTTCCTCTCCGCGATGGGCGGGCAGGCAATGCATAAAGATAGCTTCATCGTTTGCTTGGGCCATCAAGGCGTCATTGACTTGATAAGGTTCAAATGCCCAATTTCGGGTGTCTTTCTCTTTTTCCGCTCCCATGCTTACCCAGACATCGGTATAGACGACATCGGCATGTTGCACCGCTTCGTTCGGATCGGTGACGTGTTCCACCTTGCTCCCCGTTTCAGCCGCAATGGCTTTTGCTTTTGTCCAAACCTCTCGTGATCCCTCATATCCAACAGGGGTCGACAAGGTAATATGAACGCCGAACTTTGCGGCGATGACCATCAATGAATGGGCGACGTTGTTGCCATCCCCGACATAAACAACCTTCCGGCCTTTAAGGCTGCCCAAATGCTCTTGAATCGTCAACATGTCGGCAAGCGCCTGGCAAGGGTGATAATCATCGGTAAGCGCATTAATGACCGGGGCATCACTGTTTTCCGCGAGCGTTGCCACCATTTCATGATCGTTGGCGCGAATCATGATCGCGTCCACGTAACGGGAAAGGGCGCGCGCGGTATCCTGCACCGGTTCGCCTCGCCCGATTTGCAAGTCCGCACTGCTCAAAAACAACGCGTGACCGCCGAGTTGCGTCATCCCAACCTCAAAGGACACCCGGGTACGCGTAGACGCATTTTCAAAAATCATTCCGAGGGAGCGTCCGGCGAGCGTTTGGTGCGGGATGCCCTGTTTTTGTTTTTCTTTCAGTTGACCCGCGCTCTCCAAAAGTTCTTCAATGTCCTCCGGAGCAAAGTCCACCCAGGATAATACATCTTTCCCTTTTAAAGTGTGTTGCGTCAACGCCTCTTCATTTTTCACTTTTTGTCACGTCCTTTGTAAATCTCGCTGCTTCCAAGTTTCAACGGCGCACACGCGGTGCGGGATTTCACGGGCAGCGACTAATTCGCGCAAGGTTTCCGGGCCGGTTACAATCATTTTTCGTTGACCCTCAGCTGCCAACCGTTCCTCTTTGTTCTCCCTGCTGCCTGTCGGTGGAATATTGATATAAAGAAGGCCGTCATCGTCTTCAAGCCAACGCTTAAACGAATAGGTGGCCGGATCATAAATGGTAAAGCCCGCTTCTTTCAGCGCTTCCAACGCCGGTTCGCATGCCGCCTTTTGATCCGTTGCAATGTGGCAATAGATGCTTCCGTTTTGTTGATAGATGGCCGGCGTTTTATCATCTTTCCATGCAAAGGCCTGAGTCATCGCTTCTTCTTTCGTTTCGCCGAAGCTTAGCAGTTCGCCCGTCGATTTCATTTCCGCCCCTAATAGCGGATCCAAGCCCGGTAATTTTTCCGTCGAAAACACCGGTGCTTTTACGGCAAAATAAGACGTTGCGGTTGCCAACCCCTGTCTTTGCCCAAACACTTCGGGCCAGTCTTTGCCCAACAGCAGCTTCACGGCTTGCTCGACCAGATTATTGCCGCTCGCCTTTGCAAAAATCGGAACTGTCCGTGAAGCACGAGGGTTGATCTCAATCACATACAGCGTGTTATCCGACAAAACAAATTGAATGTTAAAAAGACCGACAAAATCAAGTTCGCGCGCGATTGTTTTCGCGTAAGTCACGATTTGCTGCTGATGGGCGTCTGAAAGCTCATACGGCGGAGTGATCGCGATGGAATCGCCGGAATGAACCCCTGCCTTTTCAATGTGCTCAAAAACGCCCGGAATAAATACATGGTCCCCATCTGTGACGACGTCAACTTCCAGTTCTTTTCCAGCAAAATAAGCATCGATAAGGATGGGATAGGCAATGGCTTCTTCATGCGTTTCTACATACTCCGTTAATTGTTTTTCCGAAGTGAAAATGGACATGCCCTGGCCACCGATGACATAAGAAGGGCGAAGCAAAACGGGGTAGCCGATTTCCCTTGCTTTTCTAATTGTGTCATCGGCATCGGCGCCGGTCTGGCCCGGAATATGGGCAATGTCCGTTTTTTGCATGAGTTCATAAAAGCGCCCGCGATCTTCCAGTTGGTCAATGACGTCAAACGGCGCGCCGAACAGCTGAAGACCGGCAGCTTCCAGCGCTTCCGTAAGAGCGATGCTCGTTTGCCCGCCAAGCTGCAACAAGACGCCTTCCACGTTTTCGCGTTCAGCGACATGAATCACATCTTCGGCCGTCAGCGGTTCAAAATACAATTTGTCTGCCGTCTCGTAGTCTGTGCTCACGGTTTCCGGATTATTGTTCATCATAATCGCTTCATAGCCGAGTGTTTTCACCGCGTTGGCACCGTTGACCGAACAATAATCAAACTCAATGCCCTGGCCTATGCGGATCGGCCCCGATCCGACAATCAAGATTTTCGGCTTATCTCCAGAATCGGCAGCTTCATCCATGCCTTGATACGTTGAATAGTAATAAGGCGTCTCCGCTTCAAATTCCCCGGCACACGTATCTACGATATGGTAAGAGGGAATGATCCCCTGTTGAAAACGGTATTGTCTCAATGCTCTCTCTTCCATCCCCCAACAAGCAGCAAGCCATCGATCACTGAACCCTTCTTTTTTCCACGTCTTGAGCATGTCATCATCAATTTCCGCAAAAGCAGTTGCTTCGGCTTTTGTCTCTGCAGTGATCAGCCGCTGAAAATGATCAAGGAAAAACCGATCGATCGCCGTGAACGCGGCCAGTTTTTCCGAGCTGTACCCGCGTCTCATCAATTCGAGCAAGTAAAAAAAGCGACGATCATCTGCATGCGTCAATGCTGTTTCCAGCTCGGCGTTTGGCAACTTGTCGACACCGGGCCAACGCAAACCGTCCAGTTTGATTTCCAACGAGCGTACTGCTTTTTGAATCGCTGCTTGCATGTTTCGTTCAATCGCCATCACTTCGCCGGTTGCTTTCATTTGAGTGCCGAGCGTACGGTCGGCGTCCATGAATTTGTCAAACGGCCAGCGGGGAAACTTCACGATGACATAATCAAGCGCAGGTTCAAAGCTCGCGTACGTATGAGCCGTCACCGGATTTTTCAGTTCGTGCAAGCCGTATCCGAGTCCGACTTTCGCCGCGAGACGGGCAATGGGGTATCCGGTCGCCTTGGACGCGAGGGCGGAAGAACGGCTGACGCGCGGGTTCACTTCGATTAAATAATACTGGTCGCTGTACGGGTCGAGGGCAAATTGGATGTTGCATCCCCCTACGATGCCGAGGGCGCGAATGACTTTAACAGAGGCTGTTCGCAGCATCTGGTAATCGTGATCGCTTAACGTCTGGGATGGAGCGACAACGATGGAGTCCCCGGTATGGATGCCTACGGGGTCAATGTTTTCCATATTGCATACCGATATGCACGTATCGTTGGCATCACGCATGACTTCGTACTCAATTTCCTTGAAGCCGGCGATGCTTTTTTCCACGAGACATTGATCAATGGGGCTGGCATCCAACCCGCCGGAAACGATCGTAGCGAGTTCCGTTTGATTGTTCGCGATTCCGCCGCCTCCGCCTCCGAGCGTATAAGCCGGGCGAACGATCGTCGGGTAACCGACGGTCTCGGCAAAATCAATCGCTTCTTTTGCAGACGTAACGATGGTGCTTTCCGGAACCGGTTCGTTTAATTCCTGCATAAGTCCACGGAAAGCTTCACGGTCTTCGCCCTGCTGAATGGATGCCATCGGAGTGCCAAGCAACTCCACCCCACTTTGCTCCAACAGTCCGGATTCATAAGCGGAAAGGGCAAGATTGAGACCTGTTTGTCCGCCCATCGTCGCGAGCAGTCCGTCCGGTTGTTCTTCTTCAAGGACACGCGTTAACGTTTCGAGTGTGAGCGGTTCGAAGTAAACTTTATCCGCGCATGTGTCATCGGTCATGACCGTGGCCGGGTTGTTGTTAATGAGCACGACTTCGCACCCTTCTTCCCGCAGGGCTAAACATGCTTGCGTCCCGGCATAGTCAAACTCTGCCGCTTGCCCGATCACAATCGGCCCCGAACCGAGCACGAGAATTTTTCTTAACCTTGTTTTCTTAGGCATGGACGTTCACTTCCTTCTCTTCTGCGATCATACGGAAAAAGGATGAAAATAAATGCCGGCTGTCACTCGGTCCCGGATGTGCTTCCGGATGGTATTGGACGGAGCGGATCGGCAAACGATCGTGTGCCAGCCCTTCAATGGATTCGTCGTTCACATTGACGTGCGTCACCTCAAGTTCGGTTCCTTGTAGAGATGCGCGGTCCACTACGTAGCTGTGATTTTGGGCGGTCATATCAACCCTTCCCGTCCGCGTATCGATCACAGGTTGATTGGCGCCGCGGTGGCCAAAGGCCAACTTCTCCGTATCCCCGCCGAACGCAAGCGCGATTAATTGATGGCCGAGGCAAATGGCAAACGTGGGATATTGCATGATCGCCGCTTTAATGGCCGGGAGCTGTTCCTGCAATTGCTTCGGATTTCCGGGGCCGTTAGATAAAAGCAATCCGTCCGGATCCAGCGCCTCGATCGTTGAGAGGGGGGTATCATAAGGGACGACCGTGACTTTGGCGCCGTAAGCACAAAGGGCATCTACCATCGCTTTTTTGTGGCCGAAATCCACAAGCACGATATGAGTGTCTCCCGAGCCGAATGTTTCTGTCGTTTGCGCGGAGACCTCTTTGACGAGCTCCTGTTCTTCAATGGGGGTAACATTTTCCCACGTTACCGTTTCAGGATTCGTCGTAATGACTGCTTCCATGGCCCCCGACGTGCGAATGCGTTTGACGAGGGCGCGAGTGTCCACATCTGTTAAGATGGGAACGCCCGCTCCGGCATTCTCCGCACGGGAGACGAGTGTTTCTTTTGATTGATAATGATACCCGTCCGACGAACATTCTCCCATCACTAATGCGCGCGGCTGCCATTCCTCGCTCTGTTCTTGTTCCACGTCGCTGATTCCATAGTTACCGATGAGCGGGTAAGTGAAAACGACGATTTGGCCGCGGTAGGACGGGTCGGTTGCCACATCTTGATAGCCTGTCATGCCCGTGAAAAATACCGCTTCTCCATGCACATCCGTTGCGCTTGATGCTCCTAGCAATTGCCCAGGAAACACATCGCCGTTTTTCAGTACTAAATACCCTTTCATCGTAACCCTCTCCTCGTATAGTAAGTTTAAGCCCTTCAAATCTTGGGCAAATTCCACAAGATATTTTGTAGATTCATATGGTTTTTCCTTGGATGTCTCTAGATATTTCTAGATAATGATCATAGGATCATTTGGGACAATTCTTTTCTCTCCTGTGGTTCGACCACAACTAAAGACTGTCTCTCAGTGTACGTGCGGCACTTCCTACTCGCAGGCTGAGCCCTCGGCCTCTTGAACTCAGGGGAAGCAGCCCCTGGGGCGGCTTTCAATGCCGATGGAGTTCTGATACACGAGGTTGATGATCGGCGTTCACACTAGAGATATCTCGAGGCGTCCAAAGAACGACCGAATGATTCTACAATGAAAGGAGGAATCCCCCCATGCGAATGTTTGTCGGGCTTGACGTTAGCTCGTTTGATATGAAAGTGTGTGTGCTTGATCAAGAAGGTGATCAGCTTTCGGTTTTTACGGTTTCCAATGACTGGCCGGGTGCCCAGGTGCTCAAAGAACGGTTGCTCGAGCTCTTGGCCGATACAGAGGTTGACATCCTAAAGATCGGTCTGGAGTCCACATCCGTCTACAGTTTTCATCCATCCATGTTCTTGCATGATGACGATGATTTAAAACCCTATGGCGCCCAAGTCTTTGTGATCAATCCGAAGCAGATCGCCAACTTTAAAAAGAGCTTCGCAGACATGAACAAGACCGATGAGATTGACGCCTTTGTGATCGCCGATTATATGCGTTTCGGGCGCAATCAGATGTCCGTTGTCAAAGAAAGCCAATACGTGGCTCTCCAGCAGTTGACACGTTCGCGTTATCACTTGACCAAAGCGATGACGAAAGAGAAACAACACTTCTTGCAGCACTTGGAGTATAAATGCAACACCTTTTCCAAAGAAGTGGATTCATCGGTGTTTGGCCATGCTATGATGGAACTCTTTCTTGAAAAATACAGCCTGGATGAACTTGCCCAGCTTCCGCTTGAGGACCTGGCTCGGTTTCTTCAAGAGAAAGGGAGAAATCGTTTTCCCGATCCGGAAGCTGTCGCCGCATCCATCCAGAAAGCCGTCCGTTCATCGTACCGATTGGACAAAGTGGTCGAAGATTCCATCGATGTACTTTTAGGAACGTCCATTGAGCTCATTCGTTCCTTCCAAAAGCAAATCAAGGCGATCGATCAGTCCATTACTCGAATCATGAAAGGACTGACGCAGACGCTGGAATCAATCCCGGGCATTGGTCCGGTCTTCGCCGCAGGCATCATTGCCGAACTCGGTCAGATTGACCGGTTTCCCGATGAAACAAAAATAGCTAAATATGCGGGACTGTACTGGCGAAAACACCAGTCCGGGCGGTTTACCGCCGAAGATACTTCACTGACACGTCAAGGGAACCATTATTTGCGTTATTACCTCGTTGAAGCCGCCAACTCGGTACGAAGGCAAATTCCGGAATACCAAGTCTTTTATCAGAAGAAGTATCAAGAAGTCCCGAAACATCAACACAAACGTGCACTCGTGCTCACGGCAAGAAAACTCGTGCGATTGGTGGATGCGCTGCTACGCAAAAACCAACTCTTTACGCCAGAAAGGGGCGTGAACCTCTGACCGACATCGGCTGAGGGCTAGCCTTTCATTTTACCAGTATTTTACATTTTATTACTGGTGTTGTTCAGTGCGCGCTTTTTTCGCCTAAATGTCCTTTGACAACTTCATTTACTGTGATTTTGAACTTGACATATTACCGCAGGTCTTTACGCCTTCGTTTTCGCCGTTTCTTTTATTGCTCCCATCACTGTGTCCAAGCCTTGTGCCAATCGTTCTTCGCTAATCGTTAACGGTGGAAGCAATCGGATCACTTTTTCGCCGGCCGGCAAAGCGACAACGCCTTTTTCTTGCAGCTTTGTCAAGATTGGGGCCACCGGCTGCCCGCAAGCAATACCGATCATTAAACCGGCGCCGCGAACCTCGGTAACCATTTCGCTAGCTTCGCATTGTTCGCGTAAGTGTTGAAGCGCGTGCTTGCTTTTCGCTTCAACCCCGGACAGGAGCCCGGGCGTGTTCAATACGTTTAACGTTGCGTGGACGGCTGCCATCGCGAGCGGGTTGCCACCCAGCGTGGTGCCGTGGCTTCCGGGACCGAAATACGATTGCAGCGCTTCCTTCCCCATCATCGCGGCAACCGGAAAGCCGTTTCCAAGGCCTTTTGCAACGGTGACAATATCCGGGTCCAGGCCAAATTTCTGATAGGAAAACTGTTCGCCGGTCCTCCCCATTCCCGTTTGCACTTCATCTATGATGAGAAGTGCCCCGTTCGCTTTCGCCAACGTATCCACTTTTTCCAAAAACGCCTGCGTTCCGGGAACAACTCCGCCTTCTCCCTGGATTGTTTCCACGATGACGGCGGCTGTATCGCTTGTAATATATTTTTCCGCTTGCTCGGTATCATTGTAAGGCGCGTACGTGAAACCGTCAGGAAGCGGCGCGTATCCTTCGTGTATTTTCGCTTGGCCGGTAGCAGCCATGCTTCCATACGTCCGACCGTGAAACGATTGGGTGAAAGAAACGATTTCTTCTCTTCCCGTCGCTTTTCTAGCCAGCTTGATCGCCGCTTCATTGGCTTCGGTTCCGCTATTGGCGAAAAAGACCCGGTGGAGGCCCGTCATATCCGCCAATTGAGCCGCAACTTGTTCTTGCTGATCATACTGAAAAAAATTCGACCCGTGCCAACCTCGATGCAGTTGTTTTTCAACCGCTCCGACGATTTCCGGGTGATTGTGCCCCATGTTCACCGTTCCAATGCCGCTCATCAGATCGATAAATTCCCGGCCATCGGGTGTGGTGATCGTGTCCCCGTTTGCCGATTCGAACGTTAAATCCCAGCGTTTATAAGTAGGAAAGAGGTGCGTGCTCATCTTTTTCACCTTCCATTGTTTTCACGATAGTTGTTCCGCCGCTTCCCGCTTGATTGCTTTCCCCGTCAATGATCGTGACCTTTTGGACAGAGGTTCCCTCAAGCACTTGCAATGCTGCCTGTACTTTCGGGATCATTCCGCCATACACCGTGCCGTCGGCGATCATTTTTTGGATGTCGGCTTCGGTGACAAAGGGGAGCACCTCACCGTTTTGTAAAATACCGGGAACATTCGTGACGAACATCACTTCTTCCGCTCCCAGGCTTTCCGCATAATGAGCCGCTGCCGTGTCCGCGTTCATATTCAGCCGCGCCCCGTTTTCTCCAGCCACGAGCGGGGAAATCACGGGGGTGAGGCCAATGGCGGTTACTTGCTGAAGGAGCGCGGGATCTACATGTATGGCCTTTCCGACGAGCCCAAGTTTTTCTTCATCGAGGAGTTTCGCTTGGATCATCGGTCCGTCACATCCGGATAAACCGATGGTTTTTACGCCCGCTTCTTGGAGTTTCGCACATATCATCGGATTGACCTTGCCGTTAAAAACCATGTGCGCAACGTCCAATACGTCTTTGGTCGTCCGGCGCAAGCCATCCACAAAAGTTGACTCCACTTGCATCATTTCAAGCATGTCATTGACCGCTCGCCCGCCGCCGTGAACAATGACCGGTGTTTTTCCTTGCTCGCCCAGCCGGGCAATGCGTGCATAAAATTCATCGGAAAGGGCGTCGACCGTGGCTCCGCCACATTTGACAACGACAAACTGACTCATGTCCGGTACCCCGCGTTAATGCGGACATAATCATACGTTAAATCGCATCCCCACGCCTTTCCGCTTCCATCGCCGAGATGAAGGTCGACGTCAATGAAAACCTCGTCTTGCTCAAGATGGGCGGTGACCGCTTCTTCGGAAAAATCGACAGGCTCGCTTTGCGATAACGTCAAATGGGGTCCGATGGCAATATCAATCGTTTCCGGATCGATGGTTATCCCGCTGTATCCAATCGCGCAAATGATTCTTCCCCAATTGCCATCGGTGCCGAAAACTGCCGTTTTCAATAGGTCGGAGCCAACGATTTGCTTGGCGATTTTGCCTGCATCTTCATCCGTCGGCGCCCCTTTCACGTTCACCTCTACGAGCTTTGTCGCTCCCTCGCCGTCACGGGCGATCTGTTTGGATTGCTGTTCACAAACGCATTGGAGTGCCTCGATAAAATGGGACCATTCCGGATGGTCCGGATGCAAAGGTTCATTTTCTGCTTTTCCGCTCGCGAGGGTTAACACCATATCGTTCGTCGACGTATCCCCATCGATGGTAATGCGGTTATACGTACGATCAGTGATTTCTGATAACGCCTGTTGCAAGTGTTCCGGCTCGATGACTGCATCGGTCGTGATGAAGCCGAGCATCGTTGCCATATTGGGATGAATCATGCCTGATCCTTTGGCCACCCCTCCAATATGAACCGTTTTTCCGTCAATTTCGGTGGCGTAACACGTCTCTTTTGTACACGTATCGGTTGTTAAAATCGACTCGGCAAAAGCGTTGGCGTCGGCAGCATTTGTCTGTGGTTGCAATGCTTCGATTCCGGGGAGGATTTTTTCCATTTTCAATCGTTCCCCGATCGTACCTGTCGAGGCAACCGCGACGTCCAAGGGCTCCAAACCAAATGATTGCGCGGTTTTATCTCTCATTTCATAGGCGTCGGCGACACCGTCTTTGCCCATTACAGCGTTCGCCTGCCCGCTATTTGCGACCACCGCGCGCAGGGTTCCCCCTCGGAAATGCTCTCTCTCGTCACGTCAAGCGGCGCCGCCTGAATTTGGTTTAACGTGTACACAGCTGCCGCCGATGCCGGCACATCACAGATGATGACGCCTAAATCTTTTCGTTTTCGTTTCACTTTTGCATGCAATCCTGTCGCTTTAAAACCGAGCGGCGTATGCACACTTCCATCTGCCACTTTATGCAATTGTCCGCTTGCTGTCGTGCTGCTCGCCATGGTTTTCCCCTCCTGTTATGGATAAATTGGAAATAATTCCAGCCCTGCCGTTGCTTCAAAACCGTTCATGAGATTCGCGTTTTGGATCGCCTGGCCCGCGGCACCTTTCACAAGGTTATCGATGACCGAGACAATCGTGAGACGATTCGTTCTAGAATCATAGTCTAGAAAAATATCGCAGTAGTTGCTGCCGTAGACTTCTTTTGTCGCCGGAAATCCGTCTTCCCGCACCCGGACGAATGGATGGCCTTCATATGCAGCTTTATATGCATCAATCCATTCCTGTGCGCTCAAATCCGACGGGCATGTCGCATACATCGTTGCCATAATCCCCCGGCTCATCGGAACGAGATGAGGGGTGAATGTCACCGTATCCGCCTCTTCATTCCATTCGAAGAGTTGTTGCTCAATTTCCGGTGTATGCTTATGTTCATTCACCTTGTATATTTTCATAGATTCATTCATTTCACTGAAATGCGTCATCGGTGATGGATTTTTCCCGGCACCGGTTGTGCCGGTTTTTGCATCAATGATGACCGATTTCATGTCAATGCCGTTATTTTTTACTGCCGGCGCGAGTCCGAGAAGGATCGCCGTCGGATAACAGCCCGGATTGGCGACGATTTGCGCTTTGCCGATCTTTTCCCCATTCCATTCCGATAATCCGTATACTGCTTGCCGGGCAATCGTAGCATCAGCTGCCTCTCGCCCATACCAAGCTTCGTATACACTTGCCTCTTTTATTCTGAAGTCACCGGAAAGGTCGACGATCGCCGCTGTCCCTTCAAGCAGATCGCCGGCAAGTGAGGCTGCCACTCCGGGAGGGGCGGATAAAAAAACGACATCGTATTCATTTGCTAATCTTTTCGTATCCAGCGGTTGCAAAATGCCTTTATACACATCCTGTAAATGAGGATAGGTGGACGTTAAAGGCGCTTCCGCCTGTGTGGAGGAGAACACCGAGACTTCCGTGACATGCCGGTGCTGCCGCAGTAACCTGATTAATTCAATTCCTCCGTATCCTGTTGCCCCGACAATTGCCACTTTCATAATGTTGCACCTCTCTTAATATTTATGCATTATCTTGCATTCATTGTAACGGTGAATAAACATAAATTCAAGTGTATTTTTATAATTTATTTGCCGTAAAAAATCCCATCCCACATTTGACCGTGGAATGGGATAGCATTAACGATTGCGGCCGGACACGTTAGCCTGTCATGCCCGAACATACACTTCTCCTTTCATGATCAGCCGGGCCGTCCTGTCTAATCCAACCGAGGCAATATCATCTCCTTCATCGGAGAGCGTGACCATCACCTCCGCGATACCGTCCGGATGGCCAATCCGCACAACCCCGCTTTGCTTTGCGTTGGCAAGTCGGTTGGGGATCGTTCCCGAAAGGAGTGTCGATGCGGCAAGATTATACAATCCACTGCCGGCAAACGTTCGGTGCACCTTGCCTACCGATATCATTTTAGCCGTGATATCGATCTCTTTTTCGTTGATCGTCACGCCCGATGCAGATACGTATGACTGCGGAGGGGCGACGAGCGTAACTTTCGGGACTGCAGGCGCTTTTCGCGCATGTTCAACTGTCTCCTCCATGCCGGAGGCAACCGCTGCTTCGGTCCTTACGGTTTCCAATGCAGCCAACAAGTCTCCATTTCCGCTAATTTCATCATTGCTTTCCGTCCCATCCAAATGAAAAGCGCTTGCTTCCAGGTGGACAAAGGGATTAACCAGATCTACGAATGAATAATCCCGGCCATTCTCCTTGCATACCCTTCCAAGTGGCAAGGTGGCGCCGGTCTTTCCACCTCCGGGAGCGAGTATGTGAACGGAATATTTTGCCCCGGTCCTTACGGTGCCCGGCATTTGATAGGTCCCTTGCACTTTCGCGGCTCCGTTTTCGACCGGCATTTGAATCGAGATCATTTTTGCGATATTTGTATTGAAGGCACGAACCGTCACACCTTCATTACCGGAAGAATCAACGAGCTGTTCATTAATGGCAAACGCGCCAACAGCAGCCATCAAATTCCCGCAAGTCCCCTTATCATCGACGATTTCTTGCCCTATTCCAATTTGGTAAAATGTATAGTCCACATCCGCACCCTCCTGGTAGGAAGGGGCGATCACGACAACCTTGCTCGTATGGCTTGTCCCACTGCCCATGCCGTCGATTTGTGATGGATTATAAGCATCTATAGCCTCCAGAAAAACCCGATGTTTTTCCTGTTGATTCACAGGCAAGTCTTTTTCATGAAAAAATAGACCACGGCTCGTTCCTCCCCGATAAACACTGCAAGGAATCGCGTATTGCACCATTAGCTGACCTCCTCTCACTCATTTTATGTTCGGATCTATTGGCGAATTTATATGCATACGATCTATAACAAGAGTGACCACCGAAAATAGATCGATAGACGCTTTCTAACGTTCTAATTTTGGAACGATCACCAATTCTAGATCGATAGGGGTTTTCTATCGATCTAAAATCGGCACTATCCACAAATATAGATCGTTGGGCGGTTTCTATCGGTCTAAAATCACCACGAGAGCCAAAAACAGAACGTTGGGGCACCATTAGGACAAAACATTTGTCATCACTATATCTCTATTATCCGTAGTTTCCTCACTCTATGCCATTATTGCCGCGTAACATGCCAAGCATCGTCGCTAAATAGTAAAGATACCCATGAGGTAAGCAACAAAGAGCATAACGATACTGAAACCCCAGATCCAGAAAAAGGAATACTTAATATGCGTGCCCATATTGGCACCCGCAAGGCCGATCGCAAGCCATACAGCCGGTGCGAACGGGCTGACGAATGTACCGATAACATTTCCGATGATCATCGCGTAGGCAGTCGAAGCAGCCGGCACCCCGAATTCGGAGGCAGTCGCTTCCACAATCGGCAATACCCCAAAATAGTAAGCATCCGTACTGGTTAGTAAATCCATCGGTACACCAAGGATGCCGACGATGACGTGTATATAAGGCCCAACAGTG harbors:
- the argF gene encoding ornithine carbamoyltransferase encodes the protein MKNEEALTQHTLKGKDVLSWVDFAPEDIEELLESAGQLKEKQKQGIPHQTLAGRSLGMIFENASTRTRVSFEVGMTQLGGHALFLSSADLQIGRGEPVQDTARALSRYVDAIMIRANDHEMVATLAENSDAPVINALTDDYHPCQALADMLTIQEHLGSLKGRKVVYVGDGNNVAHSLMVIAAKFGVHITLSTPVGYEGSREVWTKAKAIAAETGSKVEHVTDPNEAVQHADVVYTDVWVSMGAEKEKDTRNWAFEPYQVNDALMAQANDEAIFMHCLPAHRGEEVSAGVIDGPRSVVFDQAENRLHVQKAILQAVVR
- a CDS encoding carbamoyl phosphate synthase large subunit, whose protein sequence is MPKKTRLRKILVLGSGPIVIGQAAEFDYAGTQACLALREEGCEVVLINNNPATVMTDDTCADKVYFEPLTLETLTRVLEEEQPDGLLATMGGQTGLNLALSAYESGLLEQSGVELLGTPMASIQQGEDREAFRGLMQELNEPVPESTIVTSAKEAIDFAETVGYPTIVRPAYTLGGGGGGIANNQTELATIVSGGLDASPIDQCLVEKSIAGFKEIEYEVMRDANDTCISVCNMENIDPVGIHTGDSIVVAPSQTLSDHDYQMLRTASVKVIRALGIVGGCNIQFALDPYSDQYYLIEVNPRVSRSSALASKATGYPIARLAAKVGLGYGLHELKNPVTAHTYASFEPALDYVIVKFPRWPFDKFMDADRTLGTQMKATGEVMAIERNMQAAIQKAVRSLEIKLDGLRWPGVDKLPNAELETALTHADDRRFFYLLELMRRGYSSEKLAAFTAIDRFFLDHFQRLITAETKAEATAFAEIDDDMLKTWKKEGFSDRWLAACWGMEERALRQYRFQQGIIPSYHIVDTCAGEFEAETPYYYSTYQGMDEAADSGDKPKILIVGSGPIRIGQGIEFDYCSVNGANAVKTLGYEAIMMNNNPETVSTDYETADKLYFEPLTAEDVIHVAERENVEGVLLQLGGQTSIALTEALEAAGLQLFGAPFDVIDQLEDRGRFYELMQKTDIAHIPGQTGADADDTIRKAREIGYPVLLRPSYVIGGQGMSIFTSEKQLTEYVETHEEAIAYPILIDAYFAGKELEVDVVTDGDHVFIPGVFEHIEKAGVHSGDSIAITPPYELSDAHQQQIVTYAKTIARELDFVGLFNIQFVLSDNTLYVIEINPRASRTVPIFAKASGNNLVEQAVKLLLGKDWPEVFGQRQGLATATSYFAVKAPVFSTEKLPGLDPLLGAEMKSTGELLSFGETKEEAMTQAFAWKDDKTPAIYQQNGSIYCHIATDQKAACEPALEALKEAGFTIYDPATYSFKRWLEDDDGLLYINIPPTGSRENKEERLAAEGQRKMIVTGPETLRELVAAREIPHRVCAVETWKQRDLQRT
- a CDS encoding carbamoyl phosphate synthase small subunit; amino-acid sequence: MKGYLVLKNGDVFPGQLLGASSATDVHGEAVFFTGMTGYQDVATDPSYRGQIVVFTYPLIGNYGISDVEQEQSEEWQPRALVMGECSSDGYHYQSKETLVSRAENAGAGVPILTDVDTRALVKRIRTSGAMEAVITTNPETVTWENVTPIEEQELVKEVSAQTTETFGSGDTHIVLVDFGHKKAMVDALCAYGAKVTVVPYDTPLSTIEALDPDGLLLSNGPGNPKQLQEQLPAIKAAIMQYPTFAICLGHQLIALAFGGDTEKLAFGHRGANQPVIDTRTGRVDMTAQNHSYVVDRASLQGTELEVTHVNVNDESIEGLAHDRLPIRSVQYHPEAHPGPSDSRHLFSSFFRMIAEEKEVNVHA
- a CDS encoding IS110 family RNA-guided transposase — translated: MRMFVGLDVSSFDMKVCVLDQEGDQLSVFTVSNDWPGAQVLKERLLELLADTEVDILKIGLESTSVYSFHPSMFLHDDDDLKPYGAQVFVINPKQIANFKKSFADMNKTDEIDAFVIADYMRFGRNQMSVVKESQYVALQQLTRSRYHLTKAMTKEKQHFLQHLEYKCNTFSKEVDSSVFGHAMMELFLEKYSLDELAQLPLEDLARFLQEKGRNRFPDPEAVAASIQKAVRSSYRLDKVVEDSIDVLLGTSIELIRSFQKQIKAIDQSITRIMKGLTQTLESIPGIGPVFAAGIIAELGQIDRFPDETKIAKYAGLYWRKHQSGRFTAEDTSLTRQGNHYLRYYLVEAANSVRRQIPEYQVFYQKKYQEVPKHQHKRALVLTARKLVRLVDALLRKNQLFTPERGVNL